The window CCCGTACCTGAAGCCGGTTGTTGCCAAGGCTATCCGGCTCCTGTCACGCCTGCTCCCGAACGGCGTAATCGCCAACTCCCACTCTACGCTGAATGCGCTGGAGCTGCCCCGCACCAAAAAAACCCTCGTCGTGTATTCCGCTTTTGCCAAAGCGATCGGCGAAGGGATCGGCAAACGGGATCAGAAGGATTTCAACGTGCTCCTGGTAGGGCGGCTGGCACACTGGAAAGGCCAGCATGTTGTGCTGGAAGCAGCGAAGGCTTTTAAACAGGATAGCCGGGTTAAGTTCTGGCTGGCTGGTGACGCGCTTTTCGGAGAAGAAGAATACAAACAGGAATTAATCCGCAAGATGCAGCAGGATGATCTGAGCAATGTCAGTCTGCTGGGACATGTGGATGACATACAAGGCCTGATGAATAAAGCTGATTTGCTGATACACACGTCGATCACCCCCGAGCCGTTTGGCCAGGTTATCGTCGAAGGCATGGCGGCTGGACTGCCGGTGATCGCCTCCAATGAAGGCGGACCGGTAGAGATCGTAGTACCCGGTGTAACGGGACTGCTGATCCAGCCTGGAGACGCTAAGGTACTCGCAGAATCAATCACCTGGATGCTGGACCATCCCGAAGAGCGCAGACGGATGGCGGATAGTGGAATGAAGCGGGTGAAAGAGCATTTCGTCATCGAGAATACAGTCAAGGACATCGTTGACTACTACAAAGGTTTGCTGGCAGCGACCTAATAGATTCCCGAACTCAAGCCAAACGTAAACAACAACCGCCTGCATCCATACAATCACTACTTGATGATGCTGCTCCATAAAACTTTGAGGATGATTCACATGAAAATTGCGATAGCGCACGATTACTTAATCCAAATGGGCGGGGCGGAAAGAGTAGTGGAAGTTTTCCACCACATGTATCCGGATGCTCCGATCTTCACGACGGTTTTTAACGGAAGCCGCCTAACCGACAACCTCAAAGATGCGGATATCCGGGCCTCCTGGCTGCAAAAAATTCCGGGAGTGAAGACCAATTTCAAAGGGGTGCTGCCGCTTTATCCCATGGCCATCCGAGATCTGGACTTTCGCGGATATGATATTGTCCTGAGTTCCAGCAGTGCTTTTATGAAAAGCATTCAGGTGCCCGAATCGACGTTTCATCTATGCTACTGCCATACGCCAATGCGCTTCGCCTGGGATTATGACACTTACATGGAGCGGCAATCGAACTCCGGACTGTTCAAAAGACTGCTGAAGGTCTACATGCAGCGGCTCAAGTCCTGGGACCAGCGGACATCCAAAAATGTGAACCAGTTCGTAGCCAACTCTTCCGTAGTGAAGAAGCGGATTCAGAACTATTATCACCGCGATGCCGATGTGATTTTCCCGCCGATCAACACCGCCCGGTTCACCAGCTCGAGTTCCATCGGCGATTATTACCTGATCGTCTCCCGGCTTGTTTCCTACAAGCGGATCGATCTCGCCGTGGAAGCCTTCAACCGCAATGGTCTTAAGCTCTATATCGTCGGTGACGGACCGGACCGCAAAAGGCTGGAGGGCATGGCCAAAGACAATGTATCCTTCCTCGGACGGCTGGATGATGGAGAGGTAACAGGCCTGATGTCACAGTGCCGGGCATTTATTTTTCCGGGAGAAGAGGATTTCGGTATTACGCCGCTGGAGGCGAATGCCGCAGGCAGACCGGTCATCGCTTATCAGGCCGGAGGCGCGCTGGACACCATCGTGCCATACGTCAACGGTGTGTTTTTTCAGAACCAGGAAGTTGACGATTTACTGAAGGCCATCCACGAAGTGGAATCCTACCCATGGGATATCGGCCAAATCATGGGCCACGCCCGCAAATTCGACGAACAGGCGTTTATGGTGCAGTTCAAGCAATATGTAGAGCAAGCCTACATTAATTTCCTAAAAGGAGGATGATTGTATGAAGCTGGCAGTTATCGGTACCGGCTATGTCGGTCTAGTATCTGGCGTATGTTTTACACTTAACGGGAATCATGTCATCTGCGTCGATAAGGATGAGGAAAAAATCAGCAAGCTTAACCGGATGGAATCCCCCATCTATGAACCGGGGATCGAGGCATTGATTGAGATGAATCTCCGGGAGGGCAGATTATCCTTCTCTTCGGATCTTCAGGAATCGGTGCGCCGCTCAGATATCGTCATTCTGGCTGTGGGTACACCTTCTTTACCGGGTGGCGAAGCGGATTTAAGGTATATCGAAGGAGCCGCTACGGAAATTGCCCAGGCGATGGAAGGCTACAAAATCATCATGACCAAGTCGACTGTTCCGGTTGGCACGAATGAGAAAATCCGCAACCTCATCGCTTCCCACACGAATCATCCCTTCGATATTGTCTCCGCTCCCGAGTTCCTGCGTGAAGGCTCTGCAATCCGCGACACCCTTCATCCGGACCGGATCGTTATCGGCCTCGATAATCCGCAGCTTGAGCCGACCATGCGCCAGCTTCATCAGGGCTTCACGGAAAATGTCTTCGTAACAGATATCCGCAGTGCGGAAATGATTAAATATGCTTCGAACGCATTCCTGGCAACCAAAATTTCGTTTATTAACGAGATTGCCAACATTTGCGAAAAAGTGGGAGCTGATGTAACCATGG of the Paenibacillus pedocola genome contains:
- a CDS encoding glycosyltransferase; amino-acid sequence: MKIAIAHDYLIQMGGAERVVEVFHHMYPDAPIFTTVFNGSRLTDNLKDADIRASWLQKIPGVKTNFKGVLPLYPMAIRDLDFRGYDIVLSSSSAFMKSIQVPESTFHLCYCHTPMRFAWDYDTYMERQSNSGLFKRLLKVYMQRLKSWDQRTSKNVNQFVANSSVVKKRIQNYYHRDADVIFPPINTARFTSSSSIGDYYLIVSRLVSYKRIDLAVEAFNRNGLKLYIVGDGPDRKRLEGMAKDNVSFLGRLDDGEVTGLMSQCRAFIFPGEEDFGITPLEANAAGRPVIAYQAGGALDTIVPYVNGVFFQNQEVDDLLKAIHEVESYPWDIGQIMGHARKFDEQAFMVQFKQYVEQAYINFLKGG
- a CDS encoding glycosyltransferase family 4 protein, yielding MLKVAYIDHTAKWSGGEVALFNILTNIGEQIEPLVILAEEGTLAERLREKGIDVRIIPLDESIRSRGRNTVNLGAPAAAIKLLAYGRKLAPLLKQEKVDCVHTNSLKSAFYGAVAAKKAGVPLIWHIRDHIGAPYLKPVVAKAIRLLSRLLPNGVIANSHSTLNALELPRTKKTLVVYSAFAKAIGEGIGKRDQKDFNVLLVGRLAHWKGQHVVLEAAKAFKQDSRVKFWLAGDALFGEEEYKQELIRKMQQDDLSNVSLLGHVDDIQGLMNKADLLIHTSITPEPFGQVIVEGMAAGLPVIASNEGGPVEIVVPGVTGLLIQPGDAKVLAESITWMLDHPEERRRMADSGMKRVKEHFVIENTVKDIVDYYKGLLAAT
- a CDS encoding UDP-glucose dehydrogenase family protein, whose amino-acid sequence is MKLAVIGTGYVGLVSGVCFTLNGNHVICVDKDEEKISKLNRMESPIYEPGIEALIEMNLREGRLSFSSDLQESVRRSDIVILAVGTPSLPGGEADLRYIEGAATEIAQAMEGYKIIMTKSTVPVGTNEKIRNLIASHTNHPFDIVSAPEFLREGSAIRDTLHPDRIVIGLDNPQLEPTMRQLHQGFTENVFVTDIRSAEMIKYASNAFLATKISFINEIANICEKVGADVTMVAEGMGMDRRIGSSFLQAGIGYGGSCFPKDTNALIQIAGNVDYEFKLLKSVVEVNKDQRFMIISKLHESLGSLRGAVIGIWGLAFKPNTDDVREAPAREIVEALVAEGATVKLYDPIAADNFRAGYDHPQLRWCGLAEEAAEGSDAICLLTDWAQFKDIDLHLLAGSMRRQILIDGRNVYSKEQIEGTGLEYHSVGRPQMGGLSGYSPSVAGAI